In Drosophila innubila isolate TH190305 chromosome 2R unlocalized genomic scaffold, UK_Dinn_1.0 1_C_2R, whole genome shotgun sequence, the following are encoded in one genomic region:
- the LOC117783908 gene encoding uncharacterized protein LOC117783908 codes for MSTNGEPMVPFRFSDERHIKFVELYSREPCLWNRRPYLWGARNAAYRRVQTGINAEALPSESPVTLEGVKTKIKNMRTGYHQELKKIRANPKYTPKIPWFSPLHQILAPFLDQTSNGDALKSPMPLKRLQVKLPRLKPIRVLPNKGEEKTEIKIELEPDQQVFIPSDALPLMPTLTPAPPLRLITPPAQPPSPTPPQIPEVPLLPKANSSTLERTLTMQSLSEDEFTFFGLSVAAQLRNMPLSSAMIMQTKIQYLLSIERRRIGGDTTEVNLF; via the exons ATGTCTACCAATGGCGAGCCAATGGTACCATTTCGATTTAGCGATGAGCGACATATTAAGTTCGTCGAGCTTTACAGTCGCGAGCCATGTTTATGGAACCGCCGCCCCTATCTATGGGGCGCTCGAAATGCTGCGTACAGGCGCGTTCAGACAGGCATTAACGCCGAGGCGCTACCCAGTGAAAGCCCTGTAACTTTGGAGGGTGTTAAAACGAAGATCAAAAATATGCGCACTGGGTATCATCAGGAGCTAAAAAAGATCAGAGCGAATCCTAAATATACCCCCAAGATTCCCTGGTTCTCGCCATTGCATCAGATTTTGGCACCGTTTTTGGATCAG ACATCAAATGGCGACGCGTTGAAATCCCCAATGCCTTTGAAGCGTCTCCAGGTAAAATTGCCACGCTTGAAGCCCATCCGGGTGTTACCGAACAAGGGTGAAGAGAAGACcgaaatcaaaatagagcttGAACCTGATCAACAGGTTTTCATACCAAGCGATGCTCTTCCATTGATGCCCACACTGACTCCAGCTCCACCCCTGCGTCTTATTACGCCTCCGGCACAACCGCCGTCACCAACCCCACCGCAAATACCCGAAGTTCCCTTACTGCCCAAGGCTAACTCCTCGACATTGGAGCGAACGCTGACGATGCAGTCGCTTAGCGAAGACGAGTTTACGTTTTTCGGACTCAGCGTTGCCGCCCAACTACGTAACATGCCCCTATCAAGTGCCATGATCATGCAAACAAAGATTCAGTATTTACTATCAATAGAGCGTCGTAGAATTGGTGGTGATACTACCGAGGTCAacttgttttag
- the LOC117783914 gene encoding high mobility group protein Z → MSGDRPKRPLSAYMLWLNENREAIKKENPGSKVTDIAKRGGELWRGLKDKTEWEQKAIKMKEEYNKAVKEYEANGGTDSGAPKKRKKVAAKPAKKVKKKESSEEDEEDESE, encoded by the exons atgaGCGGAGACCGTCCGAAGCGTCCTCTGTCAGCGTATATGCTGTGGCTCAATGAGAATCGCGAAGCCATCAAAAAGGAGAATCCCGGCAGCAAGGTCACAGATATTGCCAAGCGAGGCGGAGAACTGTGGCGTGGATTAAAAGACAAAACT gaatGGGAACAGAAAGCCATCAAAATGAAGGAGGAATACAATAAGGCGGTGAAGGAGTACGAGGCAAATGGTGGCACAGACTCCGGTGCGCCCAAGAAGCGAAAGAAGGTCGCCGCCAAGCCCGCCAAGAAGGTCAAGAAGAAAGAGTCCTCTGAGGAAGATGAGGAGGATGAGAGCGAGTAA